The proteins below are encoded in one region of Populus alba chromosome 2, ASM523922v2, whole genome shotgun sequence:
- the LOC118057746 gene encoding uncharacterized protein: MEEDQDGNEIYNCVIKLREKPKKRREKVYIGCGAGFGGDRPIAALKLLQRVKELNYIVLECLAERTLADRYQIMISGGDGYDSRITDWMRLLLPLAVERGTCIITNMGAMDPVGAQEKVVELASSLGLGVSVAVAHEVSSAKLGSGSSTKKSYIMEGGISTYLGAAPIVECLEKYQPDVVITSRVADAALFLAPMVYELGWNWNDIEELAQGSMAGHLLECGCQLTGGYFMHPGDKYRDISFPSLLDLSLPYAEISFDGSLCVAKAEGSGGVLNFSTCAQQLLYEVGDPGAYITPDVVIDFRNVSFHSLSAHKVLCAGAKPSVNSVPDELLRLIPKDCGWKGWGEISYGGYECVKRAKAAEYLVRSWMEEVFPGVSCNVASYIIGLDSLKTVSIHDNNISCGACEDIRLRMDGLFELKEHAVQFETEFTALYTNGPAGGGGVSTGHKKEIILGKQLVERERVFWRTGVKSWKGMRPNKEEVDLGNLVKTTIWHDPLSAPHPKSSSPVIETSPAPSGQKIPLYSVAHSRIGDKGNDMNFSIIPHFPSDIERLKLIITPQWVKEVVSTLLNTSSFPDSVSTMKRDKWVSEHVNVEIYEVKGIKSLNIVVRNILDGGVNCSRRIDRHGKTISDLILCQKVVLLP; the protein is encoded by the exons ATGGAAGAAGATCAAGACGGGAATGAAATTTACAATTGCGTGATCAAACTG agagagaaaccaaaaaaacgTAGAGAGAAGGTGTACATAGGCTGCGGAGCAGGATTTGGCGGCGACAGACCAATCGCAGCGCTTAAACTACTCCAAAGAGTCAAAGAGCTAAACTACATAGTTCTTGAATGCTTAGCCGAGCGAACTCTAGCTGATCGATATCAGATAATGATTTCTGGTGGCGACGGTTATGATTCTCGCA TTACGGATTGGATGCGATTGTTACTGCCTTTGGCCGTGGAAAGAGGGACTTGTATAATCACCAATATGGGTGCAA TGGATCCGGTTGGTGCACAAGAGAAGGTTGTAGAATTAGCTAGTAGTTTGGGGCTTGGCGTTTCTGTTGCTGTGGCTCATGAGGTTTCTTCTGCTAAATTAG GTTCAGGATCGTCGACCAAGAAGTCCTATATTATGGAAGGT GGTATTAGCACTTATCTTGGAGCAGCTCCTATTGTTGAATGTTTGGAGAAATATCAACCAGATGTTGTCATTACTTCACGGGTTGCCGATGCTGCCTTGTTTTTAGCTCCGAtg GTTTATGAACTAGGTTGGAATTGGAATGACATAGAGGAGCTAGCACAAGGATCTATGGCTGGCCACCTACTGGAGTGTGGTTGTCAACTCACAGGGGGATACTTCATGCATCCAG GTGATAAATACCgagacatttcttttccttctctcctAGACTTGTCACTTCCTTATGCAGAAATAAGTTTCGATGGAAGCCTTTGTGTAGCAAAAGCAGAGGGTAGTGGTGGGGTGTTAAATTTTAGTACTTGTGCTCAACAACTTCTTTATGAGGTTGGCGATCCAGGTGCTTATATTACCCCTGATGTG GTAATTGATTTCAGGAATGTTTCATTTCACTCACTGTCAGCTCATAAAGTTCTCTGTGCTGGAGCTAAACCATCTGTTAATTCAGTGCCGGATGAACTCTTGCGCTTGATTCCAAAG GATTGTGGATGGAAAGGATGGGGAGAGATATCTTATGGAGGGTATGAGTGTGTAAAACGTGCTAAAGCCGCTGAATATCTG GTCAGGTCATGGATGGAAGAAGTATTTCCTGGTGTTAGCTGTAATGTTGCTTCATATATTATTGGACTTGATAGCCTGAAGACAGTTAGCATTCATGATAACAATATATCATGTGGTGCTTGTGAAGATATAAGGTTACGTATGGATGGACTGTTTGAGTTGAAGGAGCATGCAGTCCAATTTGAAACAGAATTTACAGCTTTATATACAAATGGCCcagctggtggtggtggtgtcaG CACTGGacacaagaaagaaataattcTCGGAAAGCAATtg GTTGAGCGTGAACGTGTTTTCTGGCGGACTGGGGTAAAGAGCTGGAAGGGAATGCGTCCAAATAAGGAAGAAGTTGACCTTGGAAATTTAGTGAAAACCACTATTTGGCACGACCCTTTATCAGCACCTCATCCAAAAAGTTCTTCACCAGTAATCGAGACCTCTCCCGCTCCATCTGGCCAGAAGATTCCTCTTTATTCTGTAGCTCATAGCAGGATTGGAGACAAAGGAAATGACATGAATTTTTCAATCATCCCGCACTTCCCCTCTGATATTGAGAGGCTGAAGCTAATTATAACACCCCAGTGGGTGAAGGAAGTTGTCTCAACTCTTCTAAACACCTCTTCATTTCCTGACTCGGTTTCCACAATGAAGAGAGACAAATGGGTGAGTGAACATGTTAATGTAGAAATTTATGAAGTCAAGGGAATCAAGTCTTTGAATATTGTGGTCCGGAACATTCTAGATGGCGGCGTCAATTGCTCCCGTAGGATCGACCGGCATGGAAAGACCATCTCAGATCTTATATTGTGTCAGAAAGTTGTGTTGCTTCCATGA
- the LOC118057745 gene encoding LIM domain-containing protein PLIM2b — translation MAFTGTLDKCKACDKTVYVVDMMSLEGVPYHKSCFKCSHCKGTLVMSNYSSMDGVLYCKTHFEQLFKEGGDFSKNFQKGKPERTHELTRTPSKLSSVFCGTQDKCSTCGKTVYPLEKVTMEGECYHRTCFRCAHGGCPLTHSSYAALDGVLYCKVHFAQLFMEKGTYSHVLAGATHKRSTSTPPPELAESNTEEAAAAEDKSEEQS, via the exons ATGGCATTCACTGGAACCCTGGATAAGTGCAAGGCTTGTGACAAGACTGTTTATGTTGTTGATATGATGTCTCTTGAAGGAGTGCCTTATCATAAATCCTGCTTCAAATGCTCCCATTGCAAAGGAACTCTTGTG ATGAGCAACTACTCATCCATGGATGGAGTCCTCTACTGCAAGACTCATTTTGAGCAGCTTTTCAAGGAGGGTGGCGATTTCAGCAAGAATTTTCAGAAAG GCAAGCCTGAGAGGACTCATGAGCTG ACTAGGACCCCAAGCAAGCTCTCTTCAGTGTTCTGTGGAACCCAAGACAAATGCTCCACTTGCGGCAAAACAGTGTACCCATTGGAGAAG GTTACCATGGAGGGAGAATGTTACCACAGGACGTGCTTCAGGTGTGCTCATGGTGGCTGTCCACTCACACACTCATCTTATGCAGCTCTTGACGGAGTCCTCTACTGCAAGGTCCACTTTGCTCAGCTCTTCATGGAAAAGGGAACCTATAGCCATGTCCTCGCAGGAGCTACACATAAGAGATCAACCTCCACGCCACCTCCTGAACTGGCCGAGTCAAACACAGAGGAAGCAGCTGCGGCTGAGGATAAGTCAGAAGAACAATCGTAA